A region of Sugiyamaella lignohabitans strain CBS 10342 chromosome A, complete sequence DNA encodes the following proteins:
- the RPS6A gene encoding ribosomal 40S subunit protein S6A (Protein component of the small (40S) ribosomal subunit; homologous to mammalian ribosomal protein S6, no bacterial homolog; RPS6A has a paralog, RPS6B, that arose from the whole genome duplication; GO_component: GO:0030686 - 90S preribosome [Evidence IDA] [PMID 12150911]; GO_component: GO:0005737 - cytoplasm [Evidence IEA,IEA]; GO_component: GO:0022627 - cytosolic small ribosomal subunit [Evidence IDA] [PMID 6814480]; GO_component: GO:0005622 - intracellular [Evidence IEA]; GO_component: GO:0005730 - nucleolus [Evidence IEA]; GO_component: GO:0005634 - nucleus [Evidence IEA]; GO_component: GO:0030529 - ribonucleoprotein complex [Evidence IEA]; GO_component: GO:0005840 - ribosome [Evidence IEA,IEA]; GO_component: GO:0032040 - small-subunit processome [Evidence IDA] [PMID 15590835]; GO_function: GO:0003735 - structural constituent of ribosome [Evidence IEA]; GO_function: GO:0003735 - structural constituent of ribosome [Evidence IDA] [PMID 6814480]; GO_process: GO:0002181 - cytoplasmic translation [Evidence IC] [PMID 6814480]; GO_process: GO:0000462 - maturation of SSU-rRNA from tricistronic rRNA transcript (SSU-rRNA, 5.8S rRNA, LSU-rRNA) [Evidence IGI] [PMID 16246728]; GO_process: GO:0006364 - rRNA processing [Evidence IEA]; GO_process: GO:0042274 - ribosomal small subunit biogenesis [Evidence IBA]; GO_process: GO:0042254 - ribosome biogenesis [Evidence IEA]; GO_process: GO:0006412 - translation [Evidence IEA]): MGQEVEGDSVGDEFKGYVFKITGGNDKQGFPMKQGVLHPTRVRLLLSKGHSCYRPRRTGERKRKSVRGCIVGSDLAVLSLVIVKQGEQDIEGLTDVSVPKRLGPKRANHIRKFFGLTKEDDVRKFVIRREVTKGDKTYTKAPKIQRLVTPQTLQRKRHLRALKLKNAQAQKDAAADYAQLLAKRVHEKKAEKAEIRKRRASSLRTAA; this comes from the coding sequence ATGGGCCAAGAAGTCGAGGGAGACTCCGTCGGCGACGAGTTCAAGGGTTACGTTTTCAAGATCACTGGTGGTAACGACAAGCAAGGTTTCCCCATGAAGCAAGGTGTTCTCCACCCCACTCGTGTCCGTCTCCTCCTCTCCAAGGGTCACTCTTGTTACCGTCCCCGTCGTACTGGtgagagaaagagaaagtCTGTCAGAGGTTGCATTGTCGGCTCCGACTTGGCTGTCCTCTCTCTCGTCATTGTCAAGCAAGGTGAGCAAGACATCGAGGGTTTGACCGACGTTTCCGTCCCCAAGAGACTTGGCCCCAAGAGAGCCAACCACATTAGAAAGTTCTTTGGTCTCACCAAGGAGGACGATGTCCGTAAGTTCGTCATCCGTCGTGAGGTCACCAAGGGCGACAAGACCTACACCAAGGCTCCCAAGATCCAACGTCTCGTCACTCCTCAAACTCTTCAACGTAAGAGACACCTCAGAGCCCTCAAGCTCAAGAACGCCCAAGCCCAAAAGGACGCTGCTGCCGACTACGCCCAATTGTTGGCCAAGCGTGTGCATGAGAAGAAGGCCGAGAAGGCTGAGatcagaaagagaagagcttcttctctCCGAACTGCTGCTTAA